A single region of the Streptomyces sp. AM 4-1-1 genome encodes:
- the aroH gene encoding chorismate mutase: MAVRAVRGAVQLDRDEAGHMGERVGDLLTAVLERNGIVPDDLISVWFTATPDLHSDFPAAAARALGIVDVPLICAQELAVEGAMPRVVRLLAHVETRLAKAGIAHVYLGATASLRKDIAQ, translated from the coding sequence GTGGCGGTACGAGCGGTCCGTGGAGCCGTCCAGCTGGACCGGGACGAGGCCGGGCACATGGGCGAGCGGGTCGGTGACCTGCTCACCGCCGTTCTGGAACGCAACGGGATCGTCCCCGACGACCTGATCAGTGTCTGGTTCACCGCCACGCCGGATCTGCACAGCGACTTCCCGGCCGCCGCGGCGCGCGCCCTCGGCATCGTCGACGTGCCGCTGATCTGTGCCCAGGAACTGGCCGTCGAGGGTGCCATGCCCCGCGTGGTCCGGCTCCTCGCCCACGTCGAGACCCGTCTGGCCAAGGCGGGGATCGCACACGTCTACCTCGGCGCCACGGCGTCCCTGCGCAAGGACATCGCCCAGTGA
- a CDS encoding nucleotidyltransferase domain-containing protein, whose protein sequence is MISSTDEALVRDHTVYSCVMGSRAFGLATDDSDTDRRGVFLAPTPLFWRFDKPPAHIEGPADEQFSWELERFCELALRANPNVLECLHSPLVERIDPTGRELLALREAFLSRLAHRTFVRYAVGQRGRLEADVRRYGAPRWKHAMHLLRLLTSGRDLLRTGELTIEVGGAREDLLAVKRGEVPWAEVERRMTRLVAENDEAVSRSPLPAEPDRERVEAFLIRSRRASAGA, encoded by the coding sequence ATGATCAGCTCCACGGACGAGGCCCTCGTACGCGACCACACGGTCTACTCCTGTGTGATGGGCTCGCGGGCCTTCGGGCTCGCCACGGACGACAGCGACACGGACAGGCGCGGGGTGTTCCTGGCGCCGACCCCGCTCTTCTGGCGCTTCGACAAACCGCCGGCCCACATCGAGGGCCCCGCGGACGAGCAGTTCTCCTGGGAGCTGGAACGCTTCTGCGAGCTGGCGCTGCGCGCCAACCCCAATGTGCTGGAGTGTCTGCACTCGCCGCTGGTGGAGCGGATCGACCCGACCGGGCGCGAACTGCTCGCGCTGCGCGAGGCGTTCCTGTCCCGGCTCGCCCACCGCACCTTCGTCCGGTACGCCGTGGGGCAGCGCGGAAGGCTGGAGGCCGATGTCCGGCGGTACGGGGCTCCGCGCTGGAAGCACGCGATGCATCTGCTGCGGCTGCTGACGAGCGGGCGGGACCTGCTGCGGACAGGCGAGCTGACGATCGAGGTGGGCGGGGCGCGGGAGGATCTGCTCGCGGTGAAGCGGGGCGAGGTTCCGTGGGCGGAGGTCGAGCGGCGCATGACGCGTCTGGTGGCGGAGAACGACGAGGCCGTCTCCCGGTCCCCGCTCCCGGCCGAACCGGACCGGGAACGCGTGGAGGCGTTCCTGATCCGGAGCCGCCGGGCCTCGGCCGGGGCGTAG